From the genome of Plectropomus leopardus isolate mb chromosome 4, YSFRI_Pleo_2.0, whole genome shotgun sequence:
GCTGGATGTCCCTTGCAGGCAGATCCCTTTCCTACGTCAGAGAAATAAAGCCCAGATCTACACAGATATGCCcgcagagagacaaacaaacaagaatagACTCTATATGTGAAATAGTGTTAAATATCTAGATTCTCTCCTTCAGTGCAAAGCTAAAGTTGTGTCTAGCACAGCATGCTGTGTAGGCTGGTACTGAGCATGAGAGACATGTTGAAGCGTTTTGAGTGTATTACTGGCAGACCAAATCCCTAAAGGAAAACGTAACAATATTGTTACTGTGGTTGGATCATTCAGCTTGGCGAGACTGATCCAGTTGTGCATAAGAGAATCCCATGTATCAGCTAATGTTAGTACTTATATAATCCTCAAATATATACAGAGAAAGTACTTAAAAATACCTTAATCGTGTGCTTATATCCAAACTTGTACAAAGAGTAACAAACAATCCAGCTTAAAATCGCTGTGAGCGCaggatttctctctttttccaccAGTCAGTTACAGTAGCAGCTTCTTCACCAACAGTAACCTAACTGTTGGTGTTAATACAGTTAACTCCAGCCAACCTTTCGGTTCATGAGACGATTGGCAGCAATCTTGGCTGCTGGGACTCTCTATCGCGCCTTCGATCCGGTCCCCAAAAAAACTTCCGGTGTCTTCTGTCTTGTGTGTATTGCACCAAAGATAAATCATAGAGCTCTACTTtttctatttgaaaaaaatcaaaggtaaGACTTGGTTTCAAGGCGCAGAGAAACTGGAAGCCAGGTGAGATTTCCTCCATGAaccagaggaagaagaagaagacaaagaaacagaagaggGGGGAGGTCAGTGGATGTCTGAGCACATGGGGAGGTTGACGAAGATGAAGACGTTGAACTCGATAAGGACGGAGAAGCATAGAAAGATGGCATACATGATGAGGCAGGCCAAGCCAAGCCGCCAGTCCAGAGTCCATTTGTTTAAATGGACACCGAGAACCTGCAGAGAGAAGACAAAGCATTAGTAAAAGAACAAATCTTTGCTATAGTACaatatgaattaaaattaaGGGTCTACAGATGAacggcctggccaattattggggccaatatttggcattttgccgattatctgtatctgtgttttattttaatgatagccgataaaattaattaatgaaatgcACGTAAAGTCTTATTTAAATTTGCActgaacttctttttttttttttttaaaaaaacttgctgggaacttgctgtgcgtgatgttgaaagtttcagttttgattaaacatttgctaaaggcatttaaactaagttttgtgttgaagtttattatatttataaatttaaaatttcaacataaagcttttaatttttattgtaaatgcataccGGTTCCAAATATCTGGTATCAGTCTAAGTACTAATGATCAGTAATATCGGTCAACCCCTAATCAAAATACAGAGAAATTGGCAACATTGTATTGAAACAATTCCTACTTTATGAGCATTTTTAAAGTGACCAGAGTCTGGGAGAGCCTGCCGAAGCCTTGCCACATGAGGACGGGTTGGAATATGGAAAAGGTTGCAGTTTCATCAGAGTACGATATGAGTCAtttgtacatacagtatgtttagTGTAGTGATGGCCTTGTTTCACATTGCGAGACCTTTCTCCACAGTTACAGAACATGAGAAAAGTCTGAAAGCACGCTCATTATTCTGCTATAGGGGAAAAATGCTCtgggttgtttgtatttttttaaaccaataacATTGTCCAGTCGTCATGGGCTGCACTaaccatttgtttttatttcctatGCCCACTAGATGTTGCTCttgctttaaagaaaaaggttCAAGGAATGGCAATAGACTGTGTTCAAATACCCACTCTACCCTACTATGtaatatggctaaaaatgatttAGTATGTCCCTAtacatagtatgtcaaatgcagtatgccaaaaataccaggatgttctaCTATATCTGGTCAGATTTTGATGTATGTTAACCAacatgcttttctggctatttaATGACAGCGCATTCAAGTGACTAATGACCAGTCCGATGGTAAAATTAGGAATATGAGTTATgagtgaacaaaataatcacagagattatcaataacaaaaaaaaagaaaaagaaaataacaatggCAGAGAAATGCATATGTAGACTAATTTAATGGATATAAAATGTTCCACAGtgtatgcagttataacttaaaAGATAAACACTGCAGAATAACAGCAGCAGAGCCCCCCGGGCTGACCTCTGTCTGTGCTGACTTTGGCAAATTGCAATTTGTTTCATCTCCGTGGTAACACATATATGAaaaagagggtcaaagttcaaagttaagacatttaaaaacttttaaaagacgTGCAAACACCCTGCTCAAAACTACAAAGATGTTAGATGAAAGCACTTTAGCCCAAAGTATCACCATGACAGCCCGATaaggtaaatttaaaaaatcagtactTACTGTGACGAATACTGAAGCTAGAAGGAGTCCAACAGAGAATATGAGTCCTCTGCTGTTGAGATGGATCTGaggagacaaacacagagattACAGTATTTTGTCAGACTGTCAGGTTTCCTAAATGGCCTTAAAATTATAAAGAGAGGGCAGCTCTGTcctgatacacacacaataacatcCTGACTTTTATTACACCTTTTCCAAATGTCTTTTTCCCATAACAAGAGTAATCAGCAGGCCAATTAACACATAATATCATCTCGGTGTATGGTGATTAACTGTGCAGTGCCCCAACAAATACTGTGTGGATGTATTTGTGTATTACTGCTCTGCACTGAATATTACAGACGATTGTTCCCGTCCTTCACGAGCACAGCTCTCTGTTCTATTCTTGTCTAAGTCCAGCAGAATCTCCTCTGGCTGAGCTGAGAAGCACTCACGATGGAGCCGTAGTCGATGCAGAGTGTTTGCAGCGCCCAGGGCAGGCCCAGGCCTACCAGGATGTCAAACACATTACTGCCTATGGAGTTGGAGATGGCCATGTCTCCCAGACCTGAGGCAAGGAGAGCAACACTGTCAAGGTCTGTATACAGTCAGGAGACGAGTCAATTATGACAAGCAATATTCAGCCTACTCCTTCTTCTAACAGCATTTTAGCTTTGTTTTACTCaaaacaaatattgattttatattacggcgtgtgtgtgtgtgtgtgtgtgtgtgtgtgtgtaccttgcCGTGCGACTATAACACTCGCCATGCAGTCCGGGACACTGGTGCCTGCTGCGAGGAAGGTGATGCCCATGATAACGTCAGGAATGCCCAAAGTGAAGCCGATCACAGTCACCTGAAACCAAAAAGACTTTGTTTCAATATTGTCTCTCAGGGTTCTtggacattttcatttcaaatactTTTCTGGACTCAAACTTTCAGACTTCTCTGTAGATTTTTCCACTGTTGGGaggtttcatttttacaaatgtcaTAGATTACCGACTGATAATTACcccattaaaaatgtaataatgcaatcattttcattactttatcaGAGTAACGTAACTATTAAATGTGACTACTTTTCTAGCAGAGGTTTTAAACTAGGCAATAAAGCTAAGCCGtcctaaaaacataatttatgttGTTGCTGATAGCCTTTTCACagcttataaaaaaaatgcactctACTTCTCTCTAAAAATGTTGAAGCCCGTTtctaattttaaagaaaaatattgttgAATATACAACAATGAAAGGCGTTCTTGTCCAACAACGTGGCCACCCACCTTGTCGTAGTCAGCTGGTAGCAGTCTCAGGAAACTCAGGTTGCTTAAAGCTATGGACATTTATTTGACTAGCAAATGAGAGGTAGTGCACATTCAAATAagtgaaccaaaaaaaaaaacattcaaacttttGCTGCCAAATAAATAGAGTCTGTCTTGACATAGAGACAGCTTCTAGTACCTCATCCTATCCAGAAATACGACTAAAGAAGACATTCTTGCATAGCAAGAAGGTGTAACTATTTACATGTAACTATTTACTACCCAACACTGGATTTCTCAGACCATATCAGACAGCTGAGTACTGATAGCCAGCCTTCAGCATTTACCCACTGTGGCTGTTCAGTCCACACTCCTACACAGACAGTTGGACTTTTTCCTCTGTCAAACATCTCTGAACAAAGAGAAGTTAAACTAAGTGCTTCCTATACTTGTATTATTTCATCTCAACATACTGAATAAAACGTTGGTGATGTAATGTAAACAGTGTCAGATTGGGAGACAAATTAGACTGACCATCCAGACCATGATGTAGGAGAGGCCAGCGATCCAGATGGTGGCGGTGAAGAAGGAGACCATGAACCATCTCTCCCAGCGCCGCTTGGCACAGTTGGGCACGGTGAAGAACAGAAGCAGTGACAGAGGCCACATCAAAAGCCACTTCAGCTTGTTACACACCCCAGCTggaggaagatgatgatgaatgatgatggCCTCAGTGACAGCGCCAAGAACTGAACATTTATTGGCAGTAATCATTAAATGTCATCTATACTGTACTTTACCTGGAATTTTGAACGGCACCAGAGGGCCATTATTGTCatcttctccctctccttcctcatCGTTCTCATTGTTCTCATTATCTTCATTTTCGTTCTCTGTCTCGTTCCCAGACTCCAGTCGCTGAAGTCTGCACCTCCCATTCAGACCCTGCTCAGCTCCACCCATCCCGTTCTCTAAGCCCCGCCTCCCCTGAGCCCTGGCGGCGGAGTCAGAGTCGCCGTTAGTGATGCGGTTGACTCGAGTCTCAGTTGTGTTGATCAGTCTTTGCCTCTGAAAGTGATTAGAGAAAATAATTAGACAGCATAAAGCTATGACAACGATACTTCCATTAACACATTTTGTATTGTTGTGTATGTTAGTGTGTCCCAGTTGAACCCCGTTAACTagtaaagtttgttttcatttatttatataagaGGAAAATGCCTCTTATATTTGTCTGAAGCAGAAGTTAAtgttcttttctctgtttttcagttGAAAGCCCAAATTTGGCTATTTGGTTTGGATTAACATCCAGACTGTAGTCTGCAGCAGACAGGTGCctgagagaaaatgttggctgTAATATCCAAAGAAAATTAACATTCATTCCACTCCTTCTTCTGCTGAACCCAGACAGAGTTAtttagtttgtatttatgttaagACTCTGGTTTGGCAGGGATTTTTCAAAGTAACTTAAGttgacaaaacttttttttctagagGGTAGCTTTGCTGATGTTCAACTTTTCTCAATTTAAAATAGCTTATAGCATATAAAGATACACAACTCAACACAGAGTCCAATACAGTGTATGTGAATCCATCTATAGTTTAGTTCACCTCATTGATGAGCATCCGAGAAGCCATGGTAAGGCGGGTTCTGGGGGAGAAGTGACTGGTGATCATGATCCTCATGCCGGCCTCGGAGAAAGACAGCTGGTGGGGGTACGCAGACAGCAGCTCATCCACCATCAGCACAGACGGCTTACAGTGGAAGTTAGCTAAAAAGAGAtaacacacaaacgcacacacacactttcatctGACTGCACTGCTGAGTGTTTACTGCTTAATCCAACTGAAAGCACAATTAGTCATCAGTCAAAAATCATGTGAAAGTGATTTTGAATTATGTTGctaaca
Proteins encoded in this window:
- the LOC121942459 gene encoding sodium/potassium/calcium exchanger 3-like; this encodes MDVAAVEGMSLPGIRLRNRPTQVMPNQRKVKARRKRRKELVLIQICLFGGLLLVVKGFSYLAENSGFDVSSHSSSDQERWGGRRLLQEMDNSSLEETESEGSKNCTAPALHEFPTDLFTNKERAEGAVALHVLCTIYMFCALALVCDDYFVPSLEKLCERLHLSEDVAGATFMAAGSSAPELFTSIIGVFITKGDVGVGTIVGSAVFNILCIIGVCGFFAGQAVKLSYWALLRDSIYYIFSITALIVFIYDEKVCWWESLVLILMYAVYILIMKFNNRAHRYFDRRKKTSVNLSNGLTGSTDLEDNVTCDATAVLLKKANFHCKPSVLMVDELLSAYPHQLSFSEAGMRIMITSHFSPRTRLTMASRMLINERQRLINTTETRVNRITNGDSDSAARAQGRRGLENGMGGAEQGLNGRCRLQRLESGNETENENEDNENNENDEEGEGEDDNNGPLVPFKIPAGVCNKLKWLLMWPLSLLLFFTVPNCAKRRWERWFMVSFFTATIWIAGLSYIMVWMVTVIGFTLGIPDVIMGITFLAAGTSVPDCMASVIVARQGLGDMAISNSIGSNVFDILVGLGLPWALQTLCIDYGSIIHLNSRGLIFSVGLLLASVFVTVLGVHLNKWTLDWRLGLACLIMYAIFLCFSVLIEFNVFIFVNLPMCSDIH